Sequence from the Panicum virgatum strain AP13 chromosome 5N, P.virgatum_v5, whole genome shotgun sequence genome:
AATTGAGAACCATTCAGTTGTGGCGTAGCCCAATTTAAAACAAGTAATGAAAGGTTATCATCAAGCTGCAGGTCCATTAATGCATTCAACACAAGTACATTTTCCATCATCAACAACAAAGTCTTATGAAATAAAGAAACAAATTTGACCAGTAGCCAATGGTTTAAGGCGATGAAATAAATATGGAAATCCTTTAACTCTaatcaaagaaagaaaatagTTGTGGCTGTAGACCTAACTAAGTGCAAGTTCAAGGAGGTCACAAAAAGTAGCAAAGCTCCATTTGACGGATGAGAACCACACCGACAAGCAGTCTAGGGAGGAGGCACTTGACCTTGGAAGGTTATCATTTGACGTAGGAACCCACTACAATCTTGGACTATCTTTTTCAAACTCTCAATCTCTTCCGATTGCTTTGCCATTGCTGCCTCAGATTGCTGTGCCTGAGACTTTAAGGTGTCCTTCAACCTATCAACCTCATGTGATTGTTTAACCATGGTTGACTCAGATTCTTGTGCCTGCAACTTCAAGCTATCCATCTCCAGCCGGAGTTTGGCCTTTTCCTGCTTCTCCATCTCAAGCTGAGCTTGAAGTTCTTGCACCTTTGAAGACACGCCAACTCTAGTGCTTGACTTGGAGGAGGACATAATGCCTACATTGTGTAAGAATTTACTTGACTGCGGCAAGACTTCGGAAAAAGCATCAGTGGAAGACTTGACATTTTGTCCATCATTTTCTGGTTCAGCAACAATTACTTCCGTATCATCGTAGCAAAATGAATAAATCTCAGTCTTGCATATTGGACTCAGGTTTATTTTCACTAGGACTTTGCTGAGAATAGGAAAAAAAGAGGAAACAAGGACTTACAATTGCTTTCTTCACAGATTCAGTAAAGCCAATTTTTCTACTACAATGTGTCTCCTTGAACAGATCAATTGCAGTAGGGTCGGTATCTTTGTATTTATCTTGTTTCTGAAATGACGTGAATGGAATTAGTAGTACCATGCAACTCCTCCAATAAAGGAAGTActtgcaccaaaacatgataaCGCTATCTGATCAAAGGATGTCTACAAATATCACATTTGAAGGAAACAAAAACTCTACTAATGTCTACTAAAACCTACATGATAGAGTGGATACAAAGTAGAAGTAGACATATCATAGACAACTCTACTAATAACTGGATGCAAGGATGTGAATAATGAATAGCAAATGAAGGACAATTTTCCAAAGAAAACAGTTTATGTCGACAGCTTAGGATCTGGTTGGTCTAAAAGGTTAGTGTGTATGCTCATCTTTGTCAAAACATGCTAGTTTTTCTCTAAAAGGTGCAATTCAGGTGGTTTAATGTAAAATGGAGTTTTAACAATGTGCGTATGTTGTACCTATCTCATTAACAAAACAGCTTAAATTGTATAAGAAAAATCTACTATATAATGTAGGAGCAATGCTGACCAAGAAATACTTGTGTAAGATAAGAACACATCCAAAACTATGCACAGCATGTGATAGTCATCTAAAAAAATTCCAATCAAACAATGGACACACATAGTGGTTTTGTGCTACAATTGCttgctgctttttttttctctactTAAATAAATAAGAACGGATGCTATTTTCTAGCTGCACGATCTCTTATAGGTGGCTGGACATTTCAGAGAATTTCAATGAAGTATTTGATGGCTAGTACTTTCTTACCACGACATAAGTTTTTGCAATATAGCACTGAGACCCTGTCCTCTGCTGAAACTGAACCTGCTCGCGGTTAAGTTTGTTTTTGATACACTTGTCCTGTAGATCATAGAACAAAAGTAAGTTGTAGGAACGTTATAGCAAAACAGTTTGATAGAAATCAATCTAGTCAATGGAGACAAACAGGAAGTACTAGAAATCAGGAAAGCTGATGTAAAGATCAGCCTTATAACCCAGTGGTTGAGGTGATGAAAACTACTAACTCAATGTCACAATTTAGAGGTCACATGGCAAATATGTTTAGTCATGAGGTGAACATCAGTGATACCACACAGTACAATGAATCTCTAGGAAACATGAATGTAAAGAATTAGTATATATAAGCAAACAAtttaagaagaaaagaaaacaagctaTAGCTTCCTCAACCTGAGATTGATCACGGCCAAGATTCATAATTTCAGAATCTGAAATTTACATGATTATTAGCACTAGATTTATACAAAAGCAAATCATCTAGGTTCTAGTTTACATATTTAGTAACGCATAAATTAAAGCAGAAATACATGTACAAAAATTCAGTGCCACTTCACTAAAAACATTTGCCCATGAGTGACTAATACACAGGGAGGTAGTGCACGAATAACATATCGAATCAAGGTTGATTGAATATCAAGCTAGTATGCATGTCATACCTTATGCTTTGGGCTTGACCACATCTCCACCAATTCTCTCCATTGATCATCAGTCATCTGCTTAATAGGTGATGTTGTCCTCACTTGATTTGCAGGTATCTCGTTGAAGTACTGCTTTTTCAGCCTATACCTCATTTGTCGTTGCCCACACTTTAGCAAGTCAGTGCAGGCTTCATGCACTGCCTTACTGTTGACGTCCATGGTGAATTGTCCCTAACAAAACAATGAACAATAGGATTTCAGATGCAAAGGAACCAAAGAAATAggattaatcaactagaattaAATTGACTTATAGCAAGTTGGTCAATGCAGTTTGTAATTTGTCCCTCATCCTTGTAATTCTTCCAATGTGGATAGATTGGTATGTGCTGTTTGAGTATGATCCCACCCTCCGATGCAAGCTTTGCCGCCTGAATAGGTGGCTCCGGTCTTCTCTTCCCTTCAGAAATTTGGATTGGTATCTTAGTGCCTAACCCTCTGCTTAATGAATCCAGCCCCTTGCCAAGACTTTTTCCCCTTGGCACTTGTTTTCTTGTAGCAAtcgatgcacctaacaaaatttCATTAACATAGTTAGTGGCAAATAAAAATGATGCAAGTAGCAATACTAATCTATGAAGTACATCTAGAGTTTGCtaattttagaaaataaatTATTGATCCTTTTTGCAGGTTATATGCAAATTAATGCAGTAAATATTCCACATGCAAACTATATAGATTCTAGAAAACCACTTGCCTTCATCACCAATGTCAATCTGGTTCTCATTTTGTAATGGAGAATTAGGATGTTCCAAAGCATCCTGTGTGGCAGCAGTGAAGCTTTCGGATGGCACTTGCTTTGTGATTGCACTCCTTTGCCTAGTGACTCTAATAGATGCCTCTTCTCGATCAGTTGCTACCACTCTCTTTGATCCAATGTTTTCCTAAACGGGCTAGACGGACCGTCTAAACGGGTCTAGACGGTAGACGGAGGGTAACCGCATAGTTTAGGGCCTAGTCAGGCTTGTAAACAGTTGACCCGTTTAGTCGGTCCAAGACGGGAAAAAACAGGTTGAACGGGCTGAACGGAACGGTTTGGAGACGGTGGTAAAAGGTTTTCAGCCCGTTTATGGGGGCGTTTAGGAAATAGCCCGTTTATGGGCTGGTTTATGGCCTTATGGGCCCGTTAAGAGCTTGGTTTTCACTCCCCCGTGCGCCTCCCAGTCTCCAGTCCACCCGAGTCCGCCCCCGTGCGCCTCCTTCACGAGGAATCGGTGTACGAGCAGATGTAAAGATAATAGTCATAGGACAAACATTGTAATGCAGAGAAGAATGTGTACCTTGCTGACCTCCTCTTGTTCAGAGCCCTCACTATCCTGAGCATCATACAAAGATCCTGATTGTCGAGAAACATCATCCTTGCTCTTTGAACTTGTATTGTTAATCATTGATGCCAATGTAGAAAGCCCAAGCCTTTGAAACATTTGATTGTTCTTCATCATATTTTGAGCCCTCAAGCGCTCATAATCAGTAAGTGGAGTTTCTATACAAAAAATGGTAAGTATATGTGAAGCGGATGAAACTATAGCTGGTAAACATAGAGAACAACTAATTCTGGACTCTCAACCATATGTCTACAGAAAGTATCCTCTGTTTCTAAACACAGTTTAGCACTAAGTACAATTAAAAATCAGAGTTGAGAGTACTAAATTTGTATAGACAGGTTGAGAAAAATATGCTCAGAACATCAGATTCTAGGAATAATCCAACTAAATTATTAGCTTTTACAAAGTCACCAGCATACTTTACACCCAGAAAAATTGCAGACTGAAATCATTCATGGAGTACTGATTGATCTTATTAGTTATCTATGCCTCATCGAAGGCGGTAAACACTGAGACAAACATCGTACTAGTCACGATACAGCCTGAACACATCAATGCAGAGGATAGATCAGAAACAATTCCCTACGAGCAATCAACCCACTAGGCTATGAATGAAATAAATACTTCATGACAGTTAACCATCTGATGTGAACTCAAGGCAAAAGCTGTGCATCTTGTACTGTTACTAATCTTCTTATCAAATAATAATTCCAGATAACATGGAACAGAAGTACCAATTACCCTAACAAAATTCCTGCTTTCCTCAAAAATCCACATATAAATCTAATCATGGCCAATGCCTCCAAACCGCAAAACAGCAGAACTACCCAAATCCATGGCCGACATGTCGAGGCTACCTAGGGTTTGTGTAGGCTCTACCTGCAGGTTCCCGTGCTCGTGCCGCTGGCTTCCTCCCAGGAGCCATCTTGGTGGTGGCTGGATCGATGCCGCTCCCTGCTCTCCTGGCGCCACACGACGCAGATGGAGTCGCCCCCTGCCTGCCACTGGAAGGGAACGTGATTTTCTTGAGGGAAGCGAATGAGTTGAGGAGGTGGGCAATGGATGGCGTAGAGGTAACTGAACGCCTAAAAAGATGGGGGCAGCACAATGGTGGGCGAATTTTTTGTTCTGCCGCCTAAATAAAACTTTTCTTTGGCCTACAGGCGCGGGAATGACAACAGCAGAAAATTTGGGGGTCAACACCAGGTTGGGCGATGGGATATATAGATTATTTTGTCTTCTTATTTCAAAATTAAGTGCGTAGCTCAATGGTAGGCAGTGGATCACATCAACTCTCTTAAGGTCTTGGGTTCGACCTTCCTGGTatctatttttttcaaaaaaaaactatttcaTCTAAATGTTAACTGAATTTCATAATGGGTTGCCAAGACTGCTTTattacaaaatttaatttttgttgtCTAAATATCAATAATTTCCTGTACTATTTAAGATTGATTACATAgttctttttttcaaaaaatttctttGTGTCTGTCCATTATTCCAtatttcctttctttcttttttttatcagGTCTTCAATCTTCTTCTGCTGTATCCATTTAACCTATTTGTATCTTCATTCAATATCATTTGTTCCGTACAGATGCACAACCCTAAATTTATGCAAGTTGGGCGGAACCTCTCTGCCCCCATCCCCCCGACACCACCCTCTTCCCCTGGGACTTAGCCGCCGACGAGCGGAGGGAACTCCCCAAGGTGCCCAAGACATGCACCTCGACAACCAGAGCTGGAATGTTGCCGCTCACCCGGTGAGCGCTCGCGCGCTCGCGCCCTGGTCCCTCGCCTGGCTCCCTGTTGTCCGCCCATCCCGTACTCCCGTTTCCCTTCCGTGGCCGCACGGCGAGCCGTCAACTCGAGCTCCACCCGAACCTGTCTGTCCCAGCCGCTAGAGGCCGCACCGCAGCATCGCGCTCGCTCCTCGGCTGGAACCTGCTACTCGGCTGCCCCCGTCCCCACGCATCAGATTGTCGGGTGTGTTTTCAGGTGCGGGTTACCGCCGGGAACAAATTATCCGCCGGGTATGGGTATGGAATTATTTTTTTACCTGTGTGCGGTTACGGGTAACCTGACGGGTACAATCTAGTCTCGACGAGAATGGGTGTGGGTGTCTACTACCCGTCGGGTACATACCTATTGCCATCTTGACTTGCGGATGGTagaggcggagctcggcggctaGCAAGTAAGAGCCACCTCGGGGCGTGAGGAGAATGGGTGCAAGGTCGGAGCTGCTTCAGTTGGTTACGCGGGCTATTGTGCGGTATGGTGAGAAAAATTTACTTTTTTGGTAAAAACATTTTTAATTGTTTTTAGTATTTATAATAATAGATAGATACATGTTATATACTGTGTATATATtcttttgccaaaaaaatttgggttCAGAGTGCATCAATACTGGGCCGCCCGTGCATTTAGATCAGTTtacatcaacatcaacaaagccttttaatcccaagcaagttggggtagactAGAGTTGAAACCCAACAAAAACCATTATTCACGGTTCTGGCACATGAATCGTGGCtttccaagcactcctatccaaggACAAATATCTAGGTATACTCCAGTCTTTCAAGTCTCTTCTCATTATTTCTTCCCATGTCAACTTCGGCTGGCCCCTGCCTCTCCTCATATTACAATCGTGCTTTAGGATACCACTATGCACTGGTGGCTCTGGCGatctccgttggacatgtccaaaccatctcagccggtgTTGGATAAGCTTTTCTTCAATTGGTGCTATCCCTAGCCTATCCCGTATATCATCATTTCGAACTCAATCCATCCTTGTATACCCACAAATCCAACGCAACATGTGCATTTTTGCAACACTTAATTGTTGGACGTGCCGcgtttttgtaggccaacattccgcACCATACAACATTGCCGGTCTAATCGCCGTTCTATAAAACTTGCCTTTTAACTTCTGAGGTAccttcttgtcacaaaggacgcCAGATGCTTGGCGCCACTTCATCCATCCCACTTTGATTTTATGACTAACATCCTCATcaatatctccatctctctgtaGCATCGATCCCAAATATCGAAATGTATCCCTCTTGGGCActacttggccttccaaactaaCATCTCCCTCCTCATGAGTAGCGCCGAAGTCACACCTCATATACTTAGTTTTAGTCCTGCTAACCTTTATTTAGATCAGTTAATGTAGTAAAAAACTATGTGAGATCTAACTTAGTTAAGGAATTTAATTAATATTTAGACAACACAAATGAAGAAGTTTAGTTAAGATTTACAAAATGAATGAGTTTTTATCAATAAAAAGGTGACCAAGGAGGATCGAACCCAAAACCATAGTCAAGATGGTGACATGCTACCTGCCATTGAGGTATGCTTGCACGTTTGAAAAAAAGGTTAAAATACTATACATATCAATAAATAACTACCACAATTTATTATAGTTTGAATAAACATAAACATTTAGATCATTTTTATATAGTCAAGAAACTATGTGAGATCTTACTTAGTTCCCGAATTTAATTACTATTTAGACATAAAAATGATGTATAGTTTAGTTAAGATTTAGAAAAAGAATGAATTTTCTAATATTAAAAAAAGGCCTCTATAAGGATCGAACCCAGAACCATAGGCATCATGAAGTGCGCTCACTACCATTAAGCTATGCCTGTGAGTTTGAACAGTGAAGACAAAATAGTCTATATCTATAATGAGCAAGCTGGACGTTCCCAATCCTGGCAACAGTCTACAACGTAGCGTTGATTCCTTCTGCGAGCACGATTCTGTATGATGAAAACACAAAAGGATGGCCAACCAGATATCAGATACTTCTTGCAGATATCAGAACTAAAGCCTAAAGGTAGCAAATTTTCAGGAACCATCACATTCATCGTCTTGGTATGACAGACCAAAGCCATTGGGTCTTTCATCATTGTCATCTTCAGCCACACTCCAAAGGTGTctatgtgtaaatttttgaacaATTCTCCAGCTTTCTTTATGCTTAGTGTCTTCCAAGTAAAACACTTTTTTTGCCTGTGCCGCTAGAATAAAAGAATCATCCTTGTACTAGCAACTTCCATGGTTGATGCTTCTGAAAAATTCATCATCTTTCATTCTAACTTTCTTGGTATAAGTGTCAAACCAATCACATCGGAAAATAACCACTGTCCGGCGATCAGTCGCTCCAGAGTTATATCGCAGCTCAATTATTTCCTTCAGGCAACCATAAAAATCTAAATTTTCACCATTATGTGTACCCTCGGTCATGATTCCACTATTTTGTGTTCTATTTTTCACGCTCAATTGTGTGGAATCGAACACCATCAACAAGACATGCTGACAAAATTCGAACTCGTAAATCCGGTTCACATGACAATGCATACAACTCATCATTGATGTCTTCTCCCTCCACATAACATAGTCTTGCAACCTGATCAGGTAAAAGAAAATGCTTAAGTGAATTTGTCGAAGCTATAGGAGTAACTATCAATAGTATAACTCCTGCAACCTCTGATTTGCAAAATATGAAAATATAAAACAAACATACATGCTTCTTAAACCACGAGGAAAATTTCTTCTCGAGGGTTCTTTCAACATCACGACCATCCTTCATTTTGTAACTCTTTCCTGCATATCCTGCAaaacataatttaaaattaaagTTAATAAATAGTAGGTGACATGAAAAAATTAAAGTGCATATGGGATGACTTACTCAATATATGGCTCAATCTCCGGACAATTGTTTAACACATACCAAACCATTTTGTCATAATCATGATCAAGACATGTAATCCATGGAGCTCCAAGTGGATCAACTCCATGCTGGAAAACAGTT
This genomic interval carries:
- the LOC120674403 gene encoding uncharacterized protein LOC120674403 isoform X1, yielding MDVNSKAVHEACTDLLKCGQRQMRYRLKKQYFNEIPANQVRTTSPIKQMTDDQWRELVEMWSSPKHKDKCIKNKLNREQVQFQQRTGSQCYIAKTYVVKQDKYKDTDPTAIDLFKETHCSRKIGFTESVKKAIDDTEVIVAEPENDGQNVKSSTDAFSEVLPQSSKFLHNVGIMSSSKSSTRVGVSSKVQELQAQLEMEKQEKAKLRLEMDSLKLQAQESESTMVKQSHEVDRLKDTLKSQAQQSEAAMAKQSEEIESLKKIVQDCSGFLRQMITFQGQVPPP
- the LOC120674403 gene encoding uncharacterized protein LOC120674403 isoform X2: MDVNSKAVHEACTDLLKCGQRQMRYRLKKQYFNEIPANQVRTTSPIKQMTDDQWRELVEMWSSPKHKDKCIKNKLNREQVQFQQRTGSQCYIAKTYVVKQDKYKDTDPTAIDLFKETHCSRKIGFTESVKKAIALCPPPSQALELACLQRCKNFKLSLRWRSRKRPNSGWRWIA